In Aspergillus chevalieri M1 DNA, chromosome 7, nearly complete sequence, the sequence CATCATGAGCGCAGGCATTCAGCTACTGGTTGTAGTGACCTCCAGCATGTTCCGGTTCTCAGGGCAGATGATAGAGAGGAGTCTCGATACTATGGTTTGTGCAGGACCTACCATATCTTACGATGCTGCCGGGCACTGACTGGCCATAGGACGATCTTCCTTCATGTCCATTCTATCGCGACAAGGGATAGAATGGATCAAAGAAAAGACCGGCGACGTCAAATTCCTCAACTGTTTGACCACCGATTCGAATAAAGATAGCCCTTGGGATTACTGGCGGCCAGATGTGTTCCACGATCTGTTTGCTTCGCAAGTCTTCAAACCGCTCCCGTCAAGAGCAGAAGTGTTCTCGTTAATGAAGGACTACTTTCGTACCTTGAACCGACTATTCCCTCTCTACCATGAGGAATCGTTCATGCGCCTGGTGGAATGGCAATATACGCAACAAACGTGCGATGATGCCGCCCGCTGGGCCAATATAAACATAATTCTCTCCTTGGCTTATGAATACCGATTCTCGAACAGCCTGAAACCAGAAAAGGATAAAGAGAAAGCTTGGATGTACTTCAAGAACGCCATGTCGGTCTTTGTTGAGTTGACTCTTCGACGAACTGATCTGTTGAGTATACAGGCGCTGTTGGGCATGGCGCTTTTCCTTCGAGGCAACTCGGGTACTCAGTCGGCATTACCAATTATCACGGCAGCTATGAGGTCGTGTCATCGGATGGGACTTCATAGGGATCTCCCGAGACCCCACTTCTCGCCTGTTGAGCAGGAGCAAAGGAAGAGGGTTTTCTGGATTGCGTATATCCTTGACCAAAGGTAGCCCTTCTTTCCCACTTCATTTGTCATTCCTCGTGCTAACTCTAGTAGTACATGTGTTCGGTCCGGAAGCGCACCAACCCAACACGTCGACGACTTCGACGTAGACCTTCCctccgaagaagacgacgacCACCTAGTAGATAACTTCCAATCCTTCTTCCGCCAACTCTGCCGCCTAACCGTCATAAAAGGCCGCATCTGCTGCAAACTCAACTGCACCAAAGCCCTAGACAACCGCTCCGTCGGCGAGATCTTCCAAATCATCAATGAACTGAACGCAGAGCTAGAAGAGTGGAAGAAAAACGGCATCTTCGACCTCCAGTTGAAGATGAAGCCAGCAGGAGAAGATTTTCTGTTTGGGTTTGCGACGGCTGGTCTTCGACTTGTTTATTACAATTCGTTAATTATGGTTCATCGCATTCCGTTGATTGTCCATTTTATCCACGCTCGACACATCCCCCCGGAAAGGCAAAAAGCCTCTGATCTACGGCTCATTGCGAACAATTCCGCCGCATCCGCAACCATCTGCCTCCAAGCCGCCCGGGACACCCTAAAGCTCGTGAACAGCCTACCATGGGGCGACATTGCCTGGATATGGTCCCTACTTTACTACGTCTTCCTCGCCGTGATAACCATCTTCGCACACGTAATGGAGGACAGCCGCCACCCCAAAGCCAAAGAAGACGTGAACCTCCTGAACATCGCCTCCACGTTCCTGGGAACGCTAATTCCCGCCGACGGCTCGTGTAAATACGCACGGTTCATGGCGCAGATGAGTGCGAATTTCGAGCGTATTGCACGGGCAAGTATTGAGAGGTATGAAAGGGCGGGGGAGAGTTTCGAATATCGCAATTCTGTGTCTGCAACGCAGTCGCCGCTGCCGGGTTCGGGGCCAGATCATGGGCATAATAAGACGACCTCGTCGTCGTGTACGCAGGGTCTGCAGTGTCAGGATTCGGGCTATGTTACGTCTCCGGCGTCGAATGTGAATATGGAGATGAATATCGCACGGGTTGAGAATTTGCCGCATAGCCTTGCTGCGAATGGTCTTGCTGGCCCCGAAGCTCATAATAACGACTACCACCAACCGTGTCAAGCAATGGCAGACCATATGAGTCCCAATTACACCACTACAACAAACACCCAATTCTACATAAACCCCACCAACAACCTCTTCCCTACAAACCTCACCCCAACACCAACGCAAACACTATCAACCGATCACCTATATCCCTTCTCGAACCCGAACTCCGATCCTAACCCCTGCACCGCCACACCCACACCCACCGACAACTGCACAGCAACAGGAGCAGGACCCTGCTTCGTCCCTCCACCCCCAAATCTATGGCAGATACCACTTACGGCGGATTGGGAGTTCAATCAGTTCCTGAACGGTATGCCGCCAGGTATACTCCCCGGCCCTGGCACCGGCACTGGTACAACCACCAATGCAAATGCAGGTTATCCATTCGACCTCTCAACACCAGGATTGGGAATAAACCCTGGCCCCGGGCCCGGCCCCGCGACAGTCCCACAAACACCCACTACACCCACTACTAGCGCCATAGATAGCGGAAACATCATGGGCTATGACTACGGGACTCAAGCTCAAGCTCAAGCCCAAGCTCAGATGCAGAATTTGAACCAGggtcagcagcagcatcagcTGTATCAGCAGTTTATGGATGCGCAGAACGCCGGCGCAGGTTATTGATAATGTGGTTTGGTTTGGGGGGTTTGCTGGTTTTTAACTTCCCCTCGGATAGGGCGTTATTTAGGGGTTAGCGGATGGAATAGAATATACAGTAATGTCAAATGTCAATATGTGAATATGAGAATAGTAGTGATATGAATAAACAGTATCAATGACTTGATGAATGAGTCAAAATGGATATATGATAATCAGTATAAACCGTTGACTATAAACAAATGAATGAACCGAATACCTCAACCCAGGGAATCAACCAGACCGACCAACCCAAGCCAGCTAACGCCCCCATAACCATCCCTAATAAATACCAAATATAAAATGCAATATGAACAAACGCCTAACCGAACCAACATCAGAAACAACTAAAAAACTGTCCCCGTAAGCATCCTCACAGCCCGACTCCAAACCCCATTCCCAAGCTGCAACTTGCCCTTCTTCTCACCAATCTCATTCGCAAGGATATCCTTCATTTGAGCTTCGGAGATACCACTTTCATTCCCAGAGCCGAATCCGTAGACTTTACTCGCGAGGACGTCTGTTTCGAGGTCCATGGCGCCGATGGCATCGCCATCGCCGGCGGTGTTGATGCATGTCTTCACGGCGAAGTCGATGTCGATGCGGCGGGTGCCGttgccgctgccgctgctgctgttggagTTGGCCTGGCCCTTCTTTGTGGGTATTTTGGATACCTTTGAGGATGGGGAGACGGTACCGAGGATGGTACACCGCGCCCGGAGGGAGGGCGCGTCCTCAACCTCGAGGAGTTTGAGCTTCGTCACGCCGCAGAACTCAAGCATGCGTGTTTCTTCTTCCAGGTCAAGGACGAGGTCCCAGGCTTTGGAGATGAAGCGGAGCATGTGTTTCGGTGCAATGATGGATTGGGTGATGCTGTTGAGGTGTTTTTGGAGAGACTTGAGGACGAGCGAGGCGATGGGGGTGAGAAGGGGTGTGGATGTTGAAGATTTCTTGCGGTCGTTGGCGCCGGGGGCGTAGCGGAGGTCTAGAGGCATGTTGGAGGGATTGCCGGTGGAGAATGCGCGAGGATGGAAACTGAGCTGGAGTTGGTTGCGGTAGGACATGGTTAATGAAGGATCTCCGGACGAGGACGCGCTGGCGGAGATGATGGACCATCCGGTTTGTCGTTCGATGTTCGAAACGGACTGTTTCAACTCGTTGATTTCCTTTGCGCTCCAGCCGCggcattcttccttgactcGTTCTGCTTCTTGGATTTGTGCCATGAATTGGGCTTTCAGTTCTGTTCCGGCTTCGACAGTGTCGGTCTTTCCTTGGACTTCTGTTTGGAGTTCTTGGAGTTCTTGCTTCTTCAATTCGATCTCGTCCTCGATGCTGGCAATTTTTTCTCGTGCAGATCGCAGTTCGTCCTGGTCGCAGTTCTCCATCTCGTCGGCGAGCTGTTGCAAGGACGTAGCCTCTTGCTCAAGTGACGAGTGCTTCTCGACAAGTCCAGGCACGACACCGTTCAGGACCGCTTCGTGCTTGGCCAAGACTTCATCATCGGCCTTCATTTCGTCGGCGTGCCGGTTAAGACCCTCCTTCAAGCCCTCGAGGAGCTTCATCCGCCACTCGTACCATGTAGCCTTGCTAAGCAATCGAGCGTGGGTCTTGACGTTGCGAAATTGGTTGTCCATGATCGAGCGTATGTCTGAAGGAGCCGCCATATATTCGCGGAATAGCGGCGGGTTCTCCGCATACGTCTCAGCTTCGATGGACCGGATGACTTGTCTTCCTTCGGAGATGTACGACTTCAACTCGCGGCAGGACTGCATCCAGTTAGTAACATGTCGATATGTGCCGAACAAGAATACTCACATGCTGATAAAGCTCGAGCATCGGCACGGTGCAGAATCCAGCAGCAACGCAGTCCTCAAAAGTAGCAGGCTTGGATGCTCCCTCGCCGGATCGTCTAACTGATGACCTTCGACTGGCACTTCCAGGCGCGGTGGTATGCCGCCTCTTCGTAGTCGTGAGTTCCATGAAATGGATGTTGGTCATATTCAAAAAGTCCTGCAGCGGGATAGGCTCGAATTTCTGCTCGGGTTCTTTGGCAACTTCTTCCTCCGCTGGCTCGTCGGCCGCAGAGTTGAATGACCCCGATGCATCTTTCAAAGGACTCAATGCCACGTTCTTGGGCTCCTGGATGGGTGTAGTACTGCCCTTGGTCGGCGAACCAAAGAGCTTCTGAGGGGGCGAAAATGCCAAACGCCCAGTAGGTTCATCCTTGGCTGGATGCGCGGGAAGTCTAATGTTCTTCACCGGGCTAGCCTCACGACCCTTCAAACGCTTGGGTGTGTTATCAGATCCCTCTTCATCGTCGCTTTCATCCAACTCCTTCGGGCGCTTTCCGAGAACACCCTTAGCAGCACCCACGTGCAAGCTCTTTCGGCCCTTaagcttgttcttcttcgggGTAAGGCTTGAGATCATGTCCTTGAGATTCGAGGTAGCATCTCGCTCGCCTGGTTGCCATGGTGGGATATGACCGTCTTCCCGgttttcctcctcttcacgCTCACGGTCGACCTCTTCCTGGAGTTTCAGCGGATCTTCAAAGCGCACGCCGCCCTGCTTTGGCTGCTCTTGGGGAATGAACTGAGAAGCTTCGTCACCAATGGATCGGCGCTTGTCGAGCATTTCTGCCACACGAGGGGAGCCCAACCCTTCTTTGTCAATTCCGAGTCCGGACGAGCGCCGTTTCTGAGGCCGAAGGATGAATTGAGGCGTTGACTGCCCCGTGGCCGCATTGTGCTCGAAGAGAGCTGTAGCAGGAGACTTGGGCTGGTTGGCAGTCTCTTGGTGTTTCGGTTGGAAGAGCCCATTTCCTGAGGGCGGTGTCTTCAGAGGGGTCGAGGATTGAGTAGCCTGAAGTGCTGATTGCTTCGACGGAGTCGTTTGTTCTTCAGACGGTGATGGCTGAGGTGTTGGTGTTTTTGACGGTGCGCGCCCCAAGCTTTGTCTTGTCCGTCGAGACCTCACGCTCGCTAGGTCAGGGCTACCATTCTCAGCAGCAATTGTGAAAGGTGCAGGCGATTTCGGAGATTTGGTGGGAGATTTAGGAGGAGACTTGGCAGGTGACTGTCGGACCTGTTCTTGAAAGGGTGAGCTTCCAAGTTGTCCAGAGTCTGATTCGTTATCCACTTCCTGGTTCTCCTGATCTTTGCCATGTTGTTCGACTTCAGATGGCAGAATAGTTCCCATAGCGGCCGTGACATCCATGCCCGCGGTTTGGTCGTCATCCTGAGGTTCAGTTCGCTCCTCAATGGGTGGCAGTATTCCGCCAACTGCGCCGGTCATCTCCATGTCCATATCCTCcgcatcttcttcctcgttaTTCCAGTCGGCGAAGTTTGGCACCGCACCGCGTGGAGTGTGAGGTTCTTCGTCAGCGGAAGTATTTTTGTTGAGAACACCACCGACAACCGACGTGAACTCCATGGTCATTTCCTCGTCGTCCGCATTGCTGTCCGCACCCAATGACTTTGCAGGTGAGGCTGGTTGCGCGATACCACCGACCACGTTCGTGAACTCCATAGTCTGTTCATCGTAATTCGTTTCCGTGCCACTTGATTGACGGCGAGCTGTGCTCTGGCGGCGACTCGGCTGCTTGGACAGGATTCCTCCGATGGCATTCGTAACATCCATGCTCATttcctcatcatcagcaCCATCTTCTTGAGCATCTTCATTGTATCCCTTAGACGGGTTGACATTCTCTTGATCATGTGCAGCACTAATGTCGTCCCAATCAAAGCTTTGTCTCTCCCCCTTCTTGATCCAAGGTTGAAAGGCGCCGGTGATCTCTTGAGTGGCCATCTCCATCGACATGTCATCGTTATCCTCGTAGTCGACGGATTTCGTCCCAGCTTCTTGGGCGGCCTGCCGTAGAGCCTCGTTGAGTCGGGCAGAGCTACTGCTGGATGCAGACTCGGCTGTTCGAGCAGTGATATCATCCATACTCATCGCAGTGCTCTCAGCATCGAAGCCTGCATCAGAAACCgaatcgtcctcgtcgtcatcgtcatccctGGCCACACTCTGCACTCCAGTGTCATCACTGCCATCTGCGGAACTACCGCTAAAGGGGCTCGACGAAAGATCATGAGAGCCTTCGTAAGGTCCAGCGGTTGCTGGACGATTGGCAAGTTCTTGCAGGTCTGGGTATTGAACGGGCGAGAAGGCAATGTCGGAATCCGCGTCACCAAagggagaagatggagggTCATTCTGCTGAGGAACGTCTTGAGGCTCTTGCCTCTCAGCGTTGGGCGTGGACGAGGCGCGTCTAGTAGAGTTCGATGTAGAAGACGAAGTCGAGTCATCGGGAATCTCGACGACATTCCAGGTATGTAGTGTCGCTTCCGGAGCAAAGGATACACGGCGATTTGCTATGGTGCGTTACGGTTAGCTCAGGTAAGTATCGCAAATGACATGGTAACGAACCCATTGACTTCCGGCGTGCTTCTCTTTGCTCAAGAATCGCTTTCcgctctctttctctctgttccttctcttccCGTTCTCTAGCAGCAGCGATCGCTGATGAGGCATTAAAGTCATCGAAAGGATTGGCAGTGTTCTCAAGTTCAGAATCCGGAGGCCGTGCGGGGGTATCAAGGTCAATCAACAagccctccttctcctgaTTGTTTCCCTCATTGTGCTGAGAGCCGCGAGCAGGGGTCTGTTTGCGAGTTTCTTCGAAACTAGGGATGTTCTGGACAGGCGAAACGGGTACGGTAGGCTTGAGGATGCCTTTGACAGGAAACGCGGTCGTAGATTTGCGTCGGTTGCCGTTGGAATTCTGTAGCGCATCTAGACCACCAGGGCCCAGACTCTTGCTACGGGACTTCTTATCTTTTCCTGCGGCCTTTGCTGAGTTGCCAGGCGGTTGAATTGCGCCAATGTCTGTGGTGGAATTCTCCTTGTCGATGGTCGACGTCAGTCTTGATCGGGGTACATGGGCGATAGAGCGACGAGATCGCGGTCGGACGGACCCCGCGGAGTCACCTCTGGACGCCATGGTTAGGATGAGAAGAGCATAGGAAGAGATTAATTCAATGAGTATTCCCGTATAGATTCTTCTAAAGACAATAGAACGACGCAACCGTCGTAGCGATAACCTCCGTAAACTCCGCCGCCAGCGCGTCCCCCCCCCCCGTTGCTCATGTGATCGCCGGATGTAAACAAACCAAAAAAAGCCCTAGCCGAAATCCACCATTCCCGATTGGGACTAGCGCCTCCATCGCACACTCACCAACCACACTCAATATTATCCGCTACGGTCGAATAAATCTTCAAACTAACATCGACCGCAGGCCCCGACACCCCCCTCTTCGCGACGAATTTTCGACTTTGTTCTCCCCGTCGAACTGAATTCTCGCAACAATGGCGACCGAGTTGACCGTCCAGTCGGAACGTGCGTTCCAGAAGCAGCCTCACATCTTCCTTAACTCCAAGAGCAAGGCGAAGAGCAAGAAGGTTGGCCAGGGCCGGAGATGGTACAAGGACGTTGGTCTTGGTTTCCGTA encodes:
- a CDS encoding transcription factor domain-containing protein (COG:S;~EggNog:ENOG410Q2YI;~InterPro:IPR036864,IPR007219,IPR001138;~PFAM:PF04082;~TransMembrane:1 (o620-640i);~go_function: GO:0000981 - DNA-binding transcription factor activity, RNA polymerase II-specific [Evidence IEA];~go_function: GO:0003677 - DNA binding [Evidence IEA];~go_function: GO:0008270 - zinc ion binding [Evidence IEA];~go_process: GO:0006351 - transcription, DNA-templated [Evidence IEA];~go_process: GO:0006355 - regulation of transcription, DNA-templated [Evidence IEA]) is translated as MQNPTPGLGTAQDRRFVPKSAAPNIKGHGPLPRRRNALTCDMCHKKKTKCELEGSNTTCVQCMRRNTRCNYTTRREKRENLKRSQYVKELEERVRRTESLLKAAGLLDEESARNELVDGEADQPDSESEHDNGRNEDISETADWGVISDNQPRHHALTGQKLGSTTGNLDRSSCPPLGPKRSSTHHERRHSATGCSDLQHVPVLRADDREESRYYGRSSFMSILSRQGIEWIKEKTGDVKFLNCLTTDSNKDSPWDYWRPDVFHDLFASQVFKPLPSRAEVFSLMKDYFRTLNRLFPLYHEESFMRLVEWQYTQQTCDDAARWANINIILSLAYEYRFSNSLKPEKDKEKAWMYFKNAMSVFVELTLRRTDLLSIQALLGMALFLRGNSGTQSALPIITAAMRSCHRMGLHRDLPRPHFSPVEQEQRKRVFWIAYILDQSTCVRSGSAPTQHVDDFDVDLPSEEDDDHLVDNFQSFFRQLCRLTVIKGRICCKLNCTKALDNRSVGEIFQIINELNAELEEWKKNGIFDLQLKMKPAGEDFLFGFATAGLRLVYYNSLIMVHRIPLIVHFIHARHIPPERQKASDLRLIANNSAASATICLQAARDTLKLVNSLPWGDIAWIWSLLYYVFLAVITIFAHVMEDSRHPKAKEDVNLLNIASTFLGTLIPADGSCKYARFMAQMSANFERIARASIERYERAGESFEYRNSVSATQSPLPGSGPDHGHNKTTSSSCTQGLQCQDSGYVTSPASNVNMEMNIARVENLPHSLAANGLAGPEAHNNDYHQPCQAMADHMSPNYTTTTNTQFYINPTNNLFPTNLTPTPTQTLSTDHLYPFSNPNSDPNPCTATPTPTDNCTATGAGPCFVPPPPNLWQIPLTADWEFNQFLNGMPPGILPGPGTGTGTTTNANAGYPFDLSTPGLGINPGPGPGPATVPQTPTTPTTSAIDSGNIMGYDYGTQAQAQAQAQMQNLNQGQQQHQLYQQFMDAQNAGAGY
- a CDS encoding kinetochore-microtubule binding complex subunit SPC105 (BUSCO:EOG092640PR;~COG:S;~EggNog:ENOG410PGE3;~InterPro:IPR013253,IPR033338;~PFAM:PF15402,PF08317), producing MASRGDSAGSVRPRSRRSIAHVPRSRLTSTIDKENSTTDIGAIQPPGNSAKAAGKDKKSRSKSLGPGGLDALQNSNGNRRKSTTAFPVKGILKPTVPVSPVQNIPSFEETRKQTPARGSQHNEGNNQEKEGLLIDLDTPARPPDSELENTANPFDDFNASSAIAAAREREEKEQRERERKAILEQREARRKSMANRRVSFAPEATLHTWNVVEIPDDSTSSSTSNSTRRASSTPNAERQEPQDVPQQNDPPSSPFGDADSDIAFSPVQYPDLQELANRPATAGPYEGSHDLSSSPFSGSSADGSDDTGVQSVARDDDDDEDDSVSDAGFDAESTAMSMDDITARTAESASSSSSARLNEALRQAAQEAGTKSVDYEDNDDMSMEMATQEITGAFQPWIKKGERQSFDWDDISAAHDQENVNPSKGYNEDAQEDGADDEEMSMDVTNAIGGILSKQPSRRQSTARRQSSGTETNYDEQTMEFTNVVGGIAQPASPAKSLGADSNADDEEMTMEFTSVVGGVLNKNTSADEEPHTPRGAVPNFADWNNEEEDAEDMDMEMTGAVGGILPPIEERTEPQDDDQTAGMDVTAAMGTILPSEVEQHGKDQENQEVDNESDSGQLGSSPFQEQVRQSPAKSPPKSPTKSPKSPAPFTIAAENGSPDLASVRSRRTRQSLGRAPSKTPTPQPSPSEEQTTPSKQSALQATQSSTPLKTPPSGNGLFQPKHQETANQPKSPATALFEHNAATGQSTPQFILRPQKRRSSGLGIDKEGLGSPRVAEMLDKRRSIGDEASQFIPQEQPKQGGVRFEDPLKLQEEVDREREEEENREDGHIPPWQPGERDATSNLKDMISSLTPKKNKLKGRKSLHVGAAKGVLGKRPKELDESDDEEGSDNTPKRLKGREASPVKNIRLPAHPAKDEPTGRLAFSPPQKLFGSPTKGSTTPIQEPKNVALSPLKDASGSFNSAADEPAEEEVAKEPEQKFEPIPLQDFLNMTNIHFMELTTTKRRHTTAPGSASRRSSVRRSGEGASKPATFEDCVAAGFCTVPMLELYQHSCRELKSYISEGRQVIRSIEAETYAENPPLFREYMAAPSDIRSIMDNQFRNVKTHARLLSKATWYEWRMKLLEGLKEGLNRHADEMKADDEVLAKHEAVLNGVVPGLVEKHSSLEQEATSLQQLADEMENCDQDELRSAREKIASIEDEIELKKQELQELQTEVQGKTDTVEAGTELKAQFMAQIQEAERVKEECRGWSAKEINELKQSVSNIERQTGWSIISASASSSGDPSLTMSYRNQLQLSFHPRAFSTGNPSNMPLDLRYAPGANDRKKSSTSTPLLTPIASLVLKSLQKHLNSITQSIIAPKHMLRFISKAWDLVLDLEEETRMLEFCGVTKLKLLEVEDAPSLRARCTILGTVSPSSKVSKIPTKKGQANSNSSSGSGNGTRRIDIDFAVKTCINTAGDGDAIGAMDLETDVLASKVYGFGSGNESGISEAQMKDILANEIGEKKGKLQLGNGVWSRAVRMLTGTVF